A single window of Nicotiana sylvestris chromosome 5, ASM39365v2, whole genome shotgun sequence DNA harbors:
- the LOC104229592 gene encoding protein neprosin, translating to MDTVGRKRQVLVLLLFWSFFFLCQTSKAAAAKIPSNLNYTKYRQVSNLRLERIERHLDKINKPSVFTIESPDGDIIDCVHKRKQPALDHPLLKNHKIQKVPPEIPKLKMVKTDGVRDVSNSSKSSDERLGAVNWQLWHKNGQRCPKGTVPIRRSKVNDVLRAKSLYDFGKKKRHGLPLARRVDAPDVVSGNGHEHAIAYTGTSQEIYGAKATINVWDPSIEVVNEFSLSQIWVLSGSFDGSDLNSIEAGWQVSPELYGDSRPRLFTYWTSDAYQATGCYNLLCAGFVQTNSRIAIGAAISPVSSVEGNQYDVTILIWKDPKLGNWWMVFGDNTLVGYWPAELFTHLADRATMVEWGGEVVNSRANGEHTSTQMGSGHFAEDGFRKASYFRNLEIVDSDNSLSSAQDISILAENTNCYDIKSDYNNEWGTHFYYGGPGKSPQCT from the exons ATGGACACTGTTGGAAGGAAGAGACAAGTTTTAGTACTACTCTTGTTTTGGTCTTTCTTCTTTTTGTGCCAAACATCTAAAGCAGCAGCTGCCAAAATTCCAAGTAATTTGAACTACACAAAGTATAGACAAGTTAGCAACTTAAGacttgaaagaattgaaaggCACTTGGACAAGATTAACAAGCCTTCTGTCTTCACCATTGAG aGCCCAGATGGAGATATCATAGATTGTGTTCATAAAAGAAAACAACCAGCTTTAGATCATCCTCTTCTCAAGAATCACAAGATTCAG AAGGTTCCACCAGAGATTCCAAAACTGAAGATGGTAAAAACAGACGGCGTGAGAGATGTAAGTAACAGTAGCAAAAGTAGTGATGAAAGATTGGGTGCAGTAAATTGGCAACTATGGCACAAAAATGGGCAGCGCTGCCCTAAAGGAACGGTTCCGATACGGCGGAGCAAAGTGAATGATGTGCTCAGAGCTAAGTCTTTGTATGATTTTGGCAAGAAAAAACGCCATGGATTACCTCTTGCTCGTCGTGTTGATGCTCCTGATGTTGTCAGTGGCAATGGCCATGAG CACGCCATAGCATACACGGGAACCTCGCAAGAGATATATGGGGCAAAAGCAACAATAAACGTATGGGACCCATCAATTGAGGTGGTCAACGAATTCAGTCTCTCCCAGATTTGGGTTCTATCTGGATCTTTCGACGGCTCTGATCTTAACAGCATCGAAGCTGGCTGGCAG GTTAGTCCGGAGCTGTATGGTGACAGCAGACCTAGATTGTTTACATATTGGACG AGTGATGCCTATCAAGCAACAGGATGCTACAATCTACTATGTGCAGGATTTGTGCAAACAAATAGTAGAATTGCCATTGGAGCTGCCATTTCTCCAGTTTCTTCTGTTGAAGGAAATCAATATGATGTAACCATTCTCATTTGGAAG GATCCAAAGCTAGGAAATTGGTGGATGGTGTTTGGTGATAACACACTAGTGGGCTATTGGCCCGCCGAGTTATTTACTCATTTAGCAGATCGGGCCACAATGGTGGAGTGGGGTGGAGAAGTCGTAAATTCACGAGCCAACGGAGAACACACGTCCACTCAAATGGGCTCAGGCCATTTTGCTGAAGATGGGTTTAGAAAAGCTAGTTATTTCAGAAATCTTGAGATTGTGGATTCTGACAACAGCCTCAGCTCGGCCCAAGATATATCAATCTTAGCTGAAAACACAAATTGCTATGACATTAAAAGTGATTATAACAATGAATGGGGTACCCATTTCTATTATGGTGGGCCTGGTAAAAGCCCACAGTGCACGTGA